One segment of Candidatus Poribacteria bacterium DNA contains the following:
- a CDS encoding gfo/Idh/MocA family oxidoreductase — translation MTQPIRIAQYGVSHAHASGHAAVLQANPDVDFVGVYEPSAAN, via the coding sequence ATGACCCAACCCATCCGCATCGCGCAATACGGCGTCTCCCACGCTCACGCGTCGGGACACGCCGCCGTCCTTCAGGCGAACCCCGACGTCGATTTCGTCGGCGTCTATGAGCCGTCCGCCGCCAACC
- a CDS encoding cytoplasmic protein, with protein MTSDELRALITERLGEFHTRRLQRLHDLKLRDVLAKKNPYLFRAVGDATAAEIIESLLIAFLSASDEGIFGDVFFEPIARIVSGGTVSPSEGVDIAIETENRYLAIAVKSGPNPFNSSQAKRQNDEFRALQRRLTKLRKQFDPMLGHCYGKRRSEPTAKLIYRSRAGQAFWEELTGDPDFYQKLLREMGDDAIQRHREEYRQAWCRAANRYVRDFTIEFCDEDGDIDWAQLLEFNSGSQPTRGKLERVAGGRSRETKP; from the coding sequence ATGACCTCTGACGAGTTGCGAGCGCTCATCACAGAACGCCTTGGGGAATTCCATACCAGAAGGCTCCAACGACTCCACGACCTTAAGCTCCGCGACGTGCTCGCCAAGAAGAACCCCTACCTGTTCCGCGCCGTCGGTGACGCCACGGCGGCGGAGATCATCGAGAGCCTGCTCATCGCGTTTCTGTCTGCGTCAGACGAAGGCATCTTCGGCGATGTCTTCTTCGAGCCGATCGCCCGCATCGTCTCCGGCGGAACCGTCTCGCCCAGCGAAGGCGTGGATATCGCGATCGAGACGGAGAACCGGTATCTCGCGATCGCGGTGAAGTCGGGCCCCAACCCGTTCAACAGCAGCCAGGCGAAACGGCAGAACGACGAGTTCCGAGCGCTCCAACGTCGCCTGACAAAGCTGCGCAAGCAGTTCGACCCGATGTTGGGGCACTGCTATGGCAAGCGCCGCTCCGAGCCGACCGCCAAGCTCATCTACCGGAGCCGCGCCGGACAGGCGTTCTGGGAAGAGCTCACCGGCGATCCCGACTTTTACCAGAAACTGCTCCGAGAGATGGGCGACGATGCTATCCAACGCCATCGAGAAGAGTACCGCCAGGCTTGGTGCCGCGCAGCGAATCGCTACGTCCGCGACTTCACGATTGAGTTCTGCGATGAGGACGGGGATATCGACTGGGCGCAGCTTCTGGAGTTTAACAGTGGGAGCCAGCCCACGAGAGGAAAGCTCGAACGCGTAGCTGGCGGGCGCAGCAGGGAGACGAAGCCATGA